A genomic segment from Lutibacter sp. A80 encodes:
- a CDS encoding aspartate kinase: MKVLKFGGTSVGSIKNIKSVKEIINDGDRKIVVLSAMSGTTNALVEISEQIKLGALDVAIQYIENLSAKYEIVIDELFECSETKQQVSNYIDNVFEHLRKLTAEKHTVFLYNKIVSQGELMSTFMFTKFLNQEGVNAQLLPALDFMRVDKSNEPDDFYIKQNLQRIIHENLPAEIYITQGFICLDAYGNIANLQRGGSDYTATIIGAVMEADEVQIWTDIDGMHNNDPRIVDNTHAISNLSFDEAAELAYFGAKILHPQTVMPAREANIPVRLKNTMDPASYGTLISENTDGEGIKAIAAKDNIIAIKIKSARMLLAHGFLKKVFEIFEKYETPIDMITTSEIAVSLTIDNDANLDSIVEELKKFSLVEVDNNQSIICLVGKEVVKHHETHRLFQVLQDLSVRMISYGGSNNNISLLVNTNDKVSALKHLNKYVFEFETV; encoded by the coding sequence ATGAAAGTTTTAAAATTTGGAGGGACTTCTGTCGGTTCTATAAAAAATATAAAGAGTGTTAAAGAAATTATTAACGACGGAGATAGAAAAATAGTTGTTTTATCTGCCATGTCTGGAACTACAAATGCTTTGGTAGAAATTTCTGAACAAATAAAGTTAGGAGCTTTAGATGTTGCAATACAATATATTGAGAACTTATCTGCAAAATATGAAATTGTAATTGATGAATTATTTGAATGTTCAGAAACAAAACAACAAGTTAGTAATTATATTGATAATGTTTTTGAGCATCTAAGAAAATTGACTGCAGAAAAGCATACCGTTTTTTTATACAATAAAATTGTATCGCAAGGAGAATTAATGTCAACTTTTATGTTTACCAAATTTTTAAATCAAGAAGGGGTAAATGCACAATTGCTGCCAGCATTAGATTTTATGAGAGTTGATAAATCTAACGAGCCAGACGATTTTTATATAAAGCAAAATTTACAACGTATTATTCACGAAAATTTACCAGCAGAGATATACATAACGCAAGGTTTTATTTGCTTAGATGCTTATGGAAATATAGCTAATTTACAACGTGGAGGAAGTGATTATACGGCAACAATTATTGGGGCAGTTATGGAGGCTGATGAAGTTCAAATATGGACTGATATTGATGGAATGCATAACAATGACCCTAGAATTGTAGATAATACCCATGCAATTTCTAATTTATCTTTTGATGAGGCTGCTGAATTAGCTTATTTTGGAGCAAAAATATTGCATCCACAAACTGTAATGCCAGCACGTGAAGCTAATATACCTGTACGTTTAAAAAACACTATGGATCCAGCTTCTTATGGTACATTAATTTCGGAAAATACAGATGGTGAGGGAATAAAAGCTATTGCAGCAAAAGATAATATTATAGCAATTAAAATTAAGTCGGCTCGTATGCTTTTAGCACACGGTTTCTTAAAAAAAGTATTTGAAATATTTGAAAAATACGAAACACCAATTGATATGATTACTACATCAGAAATTGCAGTTTCGTTAACTATTGATAATGATGCAAATTTAGATTCAATTGTTGAAGAATTAAAAAAATTCTCTTTGGTTGAAGTAGATAATAATCAAAGTATTATTTGTTTGGTTGGAAAAGAGGTTGTTAAACATCACGAAACGCATAGATTATTTCAGGTGTTACAAGACCTTTCAGTAAGAATGATTTCTTATGGAGGAAGTAATAACAATATATCTCTTTTAGTAAATACAAACGATAAAGTTTCAGCATTAAAACATTTAAATAAATATGTTTTTGAATTTGAAACAGTGTAA
- a CDS encoding carboxypeptidase-like regulatory domain-containing protein: MRKIILLVAFFCFHFLNAQTKEELKISLNFQNLSKIEVINQLEKTTGYQFYFIEDWIDNKPISGNYSNVSLNYILTSIFKDTYINFYISKDNKVVLTQNNLIYDYLPSSFYKKKEVEVGNKAVEPVFYEDNFVAKSKNYETVRIGKETKKSSKKFYTLSGYVKNSLTNDPIPNLALIVVGKNINAVTNIDGFYTIELPPGINYIETKSLGIEEANKKVLIYSDGTLNFDLKETSETLNEVVVEASRDRNIKEVISGITQIKVEEIKNIPLVLGERDILKVATTLPGIKKAGEGSSGYNVRGGKEDQNLILLDNAVLYNPSHFFGIFSALNPFTSGDVNIYKGSLPSEFGGRLSSVFDINTKDASTEKFAGEASIGPVTSNLTFEIPIVKNESSLLIGGRGTYSDWILKNLDDASIKDSKASFFDVVAKYKHKLDNNNTIEASGYYSNDDFSITSDSLYSYNNRLVSLRWNRSFNNKNNGSLILANSEYKFNIEYDGAIDTDFKLGYKINETELKLKMKYLHSDTHKFDYGVSSKLYVVNPGSINPTGTESIIEATDIAEEKALESAIFIADNYKVNKKLLFNVGLRYSFYTSLGEASQREYKKDLPKNEGTVIDTLNFDKNEVVKTYGGPEVRLSARYFLTPSLSVKGSFNSTYQYIHTLSNNTTVSPTDTWKLSDLNIKPQQANQVTLGLYKNFEDSFYELSLEGYYKKTKNTLDYKVGADLLLNEYIETEVLQGKGKAYGVEFLIKKTKGNLNGWIGYSYSRSMVKLDSDFSEERVNNGDYFPSNYDKPHDVSLVANYKLTKRYSFSANFTYQTGRPVTYPVGKYVYNGEERVLYSDRNKFRIPDYYRFDVGFNIEGNHKIKKFAHSFWNISVYNVLGRNNPYSVYFVTDKGEIKAYQSSIFSIPVPTITYNFKF; encoded by the coding sequence ATGAGAAAAATTATATTATTAGTAGCTTTTTTTTGTTTTCATTTTTTAAATGCTCAAACTAAAGAAGAGCTAAAAATATCTTTAAATTTTCAAAATTTAAGCAAGATTGAAGTTATAAATCAGTTAGAAAAAACAACAGGTTATCAATTTTATTTTATTGAAGATTGGATAGATAACAAGCCAATTTCGGGTAATTATTCTAATGTTTCTTTAAATTATATTTTAACATCCATTTTTAAAGATACTTATATAAACTTTTATATAAGTAAAGATAATAAAGTTGTATTAACTCAAAATAATTTAATTTACGACTATTTACCAAGTTCTTTTTATAAAAAGAAAGAAGTAGAAGTTGGTAATAAGGCTGTTGAACCTGTATTTTATGAAGATAATTTTGTAGCTAAATCAAAAAATTATGAAACAGTAAGAATTGGAAAGGAAACAAAGAAAAGTTCCAAAAAATTCTATACACTTTCGGGATATGTTAAAAATAGTTTGACAAACGATCCAATTCCAAATTTAGCATTAATAGTTGTAGGTAAAAATATTAATGCAGTTACCAATATCGATGGTTTTTACACTATAGAATTACCTCCAGGCATAAATTATATTGAAACAAAATCTTTAGGTATTGAAGAGGCTAATAAAAAAGTGCTTATTTATAGCGATGGAACACTAAATTTTGATTTAAAAGAAACCTCAGAAACTTTAAATGAAGTGGTTGTAGAGGCGAGTAGAGATAGAAATATTAAGGAAGTAATATCTGGAATAACACAAATTAAAGTTGAAGAGATTAAAAATATACCTTTGGTTTTAGGTGAGCGAGATATATTAAAAGTTGCTACAACTTTGCCAGGTATAAAAAAAGCAGGAGAAGGCTCTTCTGGGTATAATGTTAGAGGGGGTAAAGAAGATCAAAATTTAATTTTGTTAGATAATGCCGTTTTATACAATCCTTCACATTTTTTCGGAATTTTCTCTGCACTAAATCCTTTTACATCAGGCGATGTAAATATTTATAAAGGAAGTTTACCGTCAGAATTTGGAGGTAGGTTATCCTCTGTTTTTGATATAAATACCAAAGACGCTTCTACAGAAAAATTTGCAGGAGAGGCATCAATTGGCCCTGTAACTAGTAATTTAACTTTTGAAATTCCTATTGTTAAAAACGAATCTTCTTTATTAATTGGAGGAAGAGGAACCTATTCAGATTGGATTTTAAAAAATCTAGATGATGCATCAATTAAAGATAGTAAAGCTTCGTTTTTTGACGTGGTTGCTAAATATAAGCACAAATTAGACAATAATAATACTATCGAAGCTTCTGGATATTATAGCAATGATGATTTTAGTATCACGTCAGATTCTTTATATAGCTATAATAATAGATTAGTTTCATTAAGATGGAATAGAAGTTTTAATAATAAAAATAATGGGAGTTTAATTTTAGCTAATAGTGAATATAAATTCAATATTGAATATGATGGAGCTATTGATACAGATTTTAAACTCGGTTATAAAATAAATGAAACCGAATTAAAACTTAAAATGAAATATTTACATAGTGATACTCATAAGTTTGATTATGGAGTTTCTAGCAAATTATATGTAGTAAATCCAGGTTCTATTAATCCAACAGGTACTGAATCTATAATTGAAGCTACTGATATAGCAGAAGAAAAAGCTTTAGAATCTGCTATATTTATTGCAGATAATTATAAGGTAAATAAAAAGTTACTCTTTAATGTAGGTTTACGATATTCGTTTTATACATCGTTAGGCGAAGCTTCTCAAAGAGAGTATAAAAAAGATCTACCAAAAAATGAAGGCACTGTTATTGATACATTAAATTTCGATAAAAATGAAGTTGTTAAAACTTATGGAGGACCTGAAGTGCGTTTATCTGCCCGTTATTTTTTAACACCAAGTCTATCAGTAAAAGGGAGTTTCAATAGTACATATCAATATATACATACGTTGTCAAACAACACCACAGTTTCTCCTACAGATACTTGGAAGTTGTCTGATTTAAATATTAAACCACAGCAAGCTAATCAAGTAACCTTAGGTTTGTATAAAAATTTCGAAGATTCTTTTTACGAACTAAGTTTGGAAGGCTATTATAAAAAAACTAAAAATACTTTAGATTATAAAGTTGGAGCAGATTTATTGTTAAATGAATATATTGAAACAGAAGTTTTACAAGGAAAAGGAAAAGCTTATGGTGTTGAGTTTTTAATTAAGAAAACTAAAGGAAATTTAAATGGGTGGATAGGTTATAGTTATTCACGTTCTATGGTGAAATTAGATAGCGATTTTTCTGAGGAAAGGGTAAATAACGGTGATTATTTTCCATCAAATTATGACAAGCCACACGATGTAAGTTTAGTTGCAAATTACAAATTAACCAAACGCTATAGTTTTTCAGCAAATTTTACATATCAAACCGGAAGACCAGTTACTTACCCTGTTGGAAAATATGTTTATAATGGAGAAGAACGCGTTTTGTATAGCGATAGAAATAAATTTAGAATACCAGATTATTATAGATTTGATGTAGGGTTTAATATTGAGGGTAATCATAAAATTAAGAAGTTTGCACATAGCTTTTGGAATATTTCAGTATATAATGTTTTAGGACGAAATAATCCTTATTCAGTTTACTTTGTAACAGATAAAGGTGAAATTAAAGCATATCAAAGCTCAATTTTTTCAATTCCAGTACCAACAATAACCTATAATTTTAAATTTTAG
- a CDS encoding DUF4249 domain-containing protein, with product MKNIKFLSFILFSVVAFLTNACVEQIDLKTISFDDALVVEGSITNEYKFHQIKLSRTFKLEENMPTTESNAKVEVIDDFGNTYNFEEETPGVYLSEVEFKAETDIQYQLKITTSNGRSYSSQPTKITNEAQINEVEAVKEIDSNGNEGISIQVSSYNANGDARYYRYEFEETYKIIAPYWSAYDAVVISDVPPFEVDFVPRTKEERICYNTIFSEGIIQTETNSLVEDRVSKFPVRFISKDDFIITNRYSILLKQYVQSIEAYTFYNILNNLSGSESLFSQNQPGFFSGNISSDENSEEKVIGFFEVASVASKRIFVNPREIIQTSPPYISNCELVAPLLVDEIGNSSPLIEAIKGGTLKFFQINGGEFSPVIPIPGGPYQMVPVPCSDCTSIGTNEKPDFWIE from the coding sequence ATGAAAAATATAAAATTTTTATCTTTTATTTTATTTTCAGTTGTAGCTTTTTTAACCAATGCTTGTGTGGAACAAATTGATTTAAAAACTATTTCATTTGATGATGCATTGGTAGTTGAGGGTTCAATTACTAATGAATACAAGTTTCATCAAATAAAATTAAGTAGAACGTTTAAACTAGAAGAAAATATGCCTACAACTGAAAGTAATGCGAAGGTTGAAGTTATAGATGATTTTGGTAATACTTATAATTTTGAAGAAGAAACTCCAGGTGTTTATTTATCGGAAGTTGAATTTAAAGCAGAAACTGATATACAATATCAATTAAAAATTACAACATCAAACGGAAGGTCTTATTCTTCTCAACCAACAAAAATAACAAATGAAGCACAAATTAATGAGGTTGAAGCTGTTAAAGAAATTGATAGTAATGGAAATGAAGGTATATCTATTCAGGTAAGTAGTTATAATGCAAATGGCGATGCTAGGTATTATCGTTATGAGTTTGAAGAAACTTATAAAATTATTGCACCGTATTGGTCTGCTTATGATGCAGTAGTTATATCTGATGTGCCTCCTTTTGAAGTTGATTTTGTTCCAAGAACTAAAGAAGAAAGAATTTGTTATAATACCATATTTTCAGAAGGTATTATTCAAACAGAAACCAATAGTTTAGTTGAAGATAGAGTGTCTAAGTTTCCTGTTAGGTTTATTTCAAAAGATGATTTTATAATTACAAATAGATACAGTATTTTGTTAAAACAATATGTACAATCAATAGAAGCTTATACCTTTTACAATATTTTAAATAATCTGTCAGGTTCAGAAAGTTTGTTTTCACAAAATCAACCAGGTTTTTTTAGTGGTAATATTTCCTCAGATGAGAATAGTGAAGAAAAAGTAATTGGATTTTTTGAAGTAGCTTCAGTAGCATCAAAAAGAATATTTGTTAATCCAAGAGAAATTATACAAACTTCACCTCCTTATATTTCAAACTGCGAATTAGTTGCTCCGCTTTTAGTAGATGAAATTGGAAATAGTTCACCATTAATTGAAGCGATTAAAGGAGGTACTTTAAAGTTTTTTCAAATAAATGGGGGTGAATTTAGTCCTGTAATTCCAATTCCAGGTGGGCCTTATCAAATGGTTCCAGTTCCTTGCAGCGATTGTACATCTATAGGAACAAATGAAAAACCAGATTTTTGGATTGAATAA
- a CDS encoding aminopeptidase P family protein, whose protein sequence is MKYLPISNQLFTKNRAKFTAQMKPKSLAVFNSNDTFTTGADSTLPFKQSSDLLYLSGADQEESILVLFPDAINPEHREILFLTETSKLIEIWYGAKYSKEEATQVSGIKTIYWLSEFDKVFYDLMTEAETVYFNTNEHYRQSVEIETREDRFIKKCKADFPAHKWEKSAQIMLNIRGVKEPEEIELLQTACNITNKGFRRILPFVKPGIMEYEIEAEYMHEFLRNRSKGFAYTPIIGSGYSACVLHYIENNKECKDGDMLLMDVGAEYANYSSDMTRTIPVNGRFTERQKAIYNAVLRVKDEATKMLVPGADWAEYHKEVGKIMTNELLGLKLLDKADVQNEDPKWPAYKKYFMHGTSHHLGLDTHDYGALKTPMKANMVFTVEPGIYIPEENMGIRIEDDVVIQESGEPFNLMRDIPITVEEIEDLMNK, encoded by the coding sequence ATGAAATACCTTCCAATTAGTAATCAACTATTTACAAAAAACAGAGCAAAATTCACAGCTCAAATGAAACCGAAATCTCTTGCGGTTTTTAATTCAAATGACACTTTTACAACAGGTGCAGACAGCACACTTCCATTTAAACAAAGCAGCGACTTATTATATTTAAGTGGAGCTGATCAAGAAGAGAGTATTTTAGTTCTTTTTCCAGATGCTATAAACCCAGAACATAGAGAAATTTTATTTTTGACCGAAACTAGCAAATTAATTGAAATTTGGTATGGTGCCAAATATTCTAAAGAAGAAGCTACACAAGTTTCAGGAATTAAAACTATTTATTGGCTATCTGAATTTGATAAGGTTTTTTACGACTTAATGACAGAGGCTGAAACCGTATACTTTAACACAAACGAACACTACAGACAATCTGTTGAAATAGAAACTAGAGAAGACCGATTTATTAAAAAATGCAAAGCAGATTTCCCTGCTCATAAATGGGAAAAAAGTGCTCAAATAATGCTTAATATTAGAGGTGTTAAAGAACCTGAAGAAATTGAACTATTGCAAACAGCTTGTAATATTACAAACAAAGGTTTTAGAAGAATTCTACCTTTTGTAAAACCTGGCATTATGGAGTACGAAATTGAAGCTGAATACATGCACGAGTTTTTAAGAAATAGATCTAAAGGGTTTGCTTATACTCCAATTATTGGATCTGGTTATAGTGCTTGTGTTTTACACTATATAGAAAACAATAAAGAATGTAAAGATGGCGACATGTTATTGATGGATGTAGGTGCTGAATATGCAAATTACTCTAGTGATATGACACGTACTATACCTGTAAACGGTCGTTTTACCGAAAGACAAAAAGCTATTTACAATGCCGTTTTACGCGTTAAGGATGAAGCTACAAAAATGTTAGTACCTGGAGCAGATTGGGCCGAATACCACAAAGAAGTTGGTAAAATAATGACCAATGAATTATTAGGTTTAAAACTTTTAGATAAAGCCGATGTACAAAACGAAGACCCAAAATGGCCTGCTTATAAAAAATATTTTATGCACGGAACTTCACATCATTTAGGTTTAGATACCCACGATTATGGAGCGTTAAAAACACCTATGAAAGCAAATATGGTGTTTACTGTTGAACCTGGAATTTATATCCCTGAAGAAAATATGGGTATTAGAATTGAAGATGATGTTGTTATCCAAGAAAGTGGAGAACCATTTAACTTAATGAGAGACATCCCAATTACCGTTGAAGAAATTGAAGATTTAATGAATAAGTAA
- a CDS encoding ChaN family lipoprotein, giving the protein MRKQLVFFLVIIFSSVIYAQNKPAYKLYNAKGKKISYKKMIKKMSKTDVVLFGEHHNNPIIHWLQYEATKDLNTQRKLILGAEMFEADNQNELNNYITGKIDEKALDTVARLWSNYRTDYKPLVDFAKENNLKFIATNIPRRFASLVFRGGFEVLETLTDKEKMWIAPLPIAYDKTLPGYVRMKEMMGGHGGDNLPKAQAVKDATMGYFILKNIQENRLFIHYNGSYHSDNYEGIYWYLKKDNSDLKISTVSVIEQENIKKFDKENKLKADFIIVVPTTMTKTY; this is encoded by the coding sequence ATGCGTAAACAATTAGTATTTTTTTTAGTAATTATTTTTTCTAGTGTAATTTATGCACAAAATAAGCCAGCTTATAAATTATACAATGCAAAAGGGAAAAAGATTTCTTATAAAAAAATGATAAAAAAAATGAGTAAAACCGATGTGGTTTTATTTGGAGAACATCATAATAATCCAATTATACATTGGTTACAATATGAAGCCACAAAAGACTTAAATACACAAAGAAAATTAATTTTAGGGGCTGAAATGTTTGAAGCCGATAATCAGAATGAATTAAATAACTATATAACTGGAAAAATTGATGAAAAAGCTTTAGATACTGTAGCAAGGCTTTGGAGTAATTATAGAACAGATTATAAGCCTTTGGTAGATTTTGCCAAAGAAAATAACTTAAAATTTATTGCAACTAATATTCCTAGAAGATTTGCTAGTTTGGTTTTTAGAGGAGGTTTTGAGGTTTTAGAAACCTTAACTGATAAAGAAAAAATGTGGATAGCACCATTGCCAATTGCATATGATAAAACTTTGCCAGGTTATGTTAGAATGAAAGAAATGATGGGTGGTCATGGAGGAGATAATTTACCGAAAGCTCAAGCAGTTAAAGATGCAACAATGGGTTATTTTATATTAAAAAATATACAAGAAAACAGGTTGTTTATTCATTATAATGGTTCATATCATTCAGATAATTACGAAGGAATTTATTGGTACTTAAAAAAGGATAACTCCGATTTAAAAATTAGTACTGTAAGTGTAATTGAGCAAGAAAATATTAAAAAATTTGATAAAGAGAATAAATTAAAAGCTGATTTTATAATTGTTGTGCCTACAACAATGACAAAAACGTATTAA
- a CDS encoding PAS domain-containing sensor histidine kinase, producing MPNLFHENEFVFNVLFEAVSECVIVVDQSQTIVANNTAAEKMFGYEKGELQNQHLNILIPKNYHPGHGSHFNSFYKKSSARQMGNNRDLNGAHKNGHQFPVEVGLNPFEFDGEKYVMAIVIDITYRKNSENKIRELNTLLEGKISERTSELNNTVANLKNEIEKRVKAESKLRKALKKEKELNELKTKFLSLVSHEFKTPLSGMLNAAVLVGKYKKTEMQDKREKHLLTIKNKVHYLDGILNDFLSVERLESGRVSYKFSNFKLSKVVNEVIYNANLMLKSGQHIIYPKDIDNIDLYQDEKILELMLSNVLSNAIKYSPENTKIDFKINIKGAIIIFKIKDQGIGIPLKDQKHIFNRYFRAENALTNQGTGIGLNIVKSHLESLGGTIKFESIENEGTTFIVELPIINKK from the coding sequence TTGCCTAATTTATTTCATGAAAATGAATTTGTATTTAACGTGCTCTTTGAAGCAGTTTCAGAATGTGTAATTGTTGTAGATCAGAGCCAAACAATTGTAGCAAATAATACTGCTGCAGAAAAAATGTTTGGATATGAGAAAGGAGAGTTGCAAAACCAGCACTTAAATATTTTAATTCCCAAAAATTACCATCCAGGTCACGGATCCCATTTTAATTCTTTTTATAAAAAATCGTCTGCAAGGCAAATGGGAAATAATCGAGATTTAAATGGTGCTCATAAAAACGGACATCAATTTCCGGTTGAAGTAGGTTTAAATCCTTTTGAATTTGATGGTGAAAAATATGTAATGGCTATTGTAATAGATATAACATATCGTAAAAATTCAGAAAATAAAATACGCGAATTAAACACCTTATTAGAAGGTAAAATTTCAGAAAGAACTTCGGAACTAAATAATACTGTTGCTAATTTAAAAAATGAAATTGAGAAGCGTGTAAAGGCAGAATCTAAATTAAGAAAAGCTCTAAAAAAGGAAAAGGAGCTTAACGAGTTGAAAACTAAATTCTTATCGCTGGTTTCTCACGAGTTTAAAACACCTTTAAGTGGTATGTTAAATGCGGCTGTTTTGGTTGGTAAATATAAAAAAACAGAAATGCAAGATAAAAGAGAAAAGCATTTACTTACCATAAAAAATAAGGTGCATTATTTAGATGGAATTTTAAACGATTTTTTATCAGTAGAAAGGCTCGAATCTGGAAGGGTTAGTTATAAATTTAGCAATTTTAAGCTTAGTAAGGTTGTTAACGAAGTTATTTATAATGCCAATCTAATGCTTAAAAGTGGACAACATATTATTTATCCAAAAGACATTGACAATATAGATTTATATCAAGATGAAAAAATATTAGAATTAATGTTGTCTAATGTTTTAAGTAATGCCATTAAATACTCTCCAGAAAACACTAAAATAGATTTTAAAATTAATATAAAAGGAGCAATTATTATTTTTAAAATTAAAGATCAGGGTATTGGAATTCCGTTAAAAGATCAAAAACATATTTTTAATAGATACTTTAGGGCTGAAAATGCACTTACAAATCAAGGTACTGGAATTGGTTTAAATATAGTTAAAAGCCATTTAGAAAGTTTAGGAGGTACTATTAAATTCGAAAGTATAGAGAATGAGGGTACTACTTTTATTGTTGAATTGCCAATAATTAATAAAAAATAA
- a CDS encoding response regulator, protein MKTLLLIEDDTVLRETTAEILELEGYKIVVAPNGKRGVEQARIMLPDLIICDIMMPELDGYDVFKLLSEEEKTKKIPFIFMSAKTEIKDIRKGMDLGADDYLTKPVEEELLLSAIESRLAKAALLKESLEVEETEIPEETEETFDNISTIDDLKNYFCDFGTAKVFKKGELIYKESEKSNNIYLVYKGKVKGVKIDEFGKELIITINKEDEFFGFSAIFDDAHNYESAIAMEKLEIMSVPKATIQNILKNNYSLSLEVFQLINENLTEVKDQLLQMAYGSMRRKTAKTILKFAHKMKHKPSNNINISRRDLASVAGIATESLIRTLTDLKKEGIIEIEGRNIRIVDLERLTAIY, encoded by the coding sequence ATGAAAACATTATTATTAATTGAAGATGATACCGTTTTAAGAGAAACAACTGCAGAAATATTAGAGTTAGAAGGGTATAAAATTGTGGTAGCTCCTAATGGAAAAAGAGGTGTAGAACAGGCCAGAATTATGCTTCCAGATCTTATTATTTGTGATATAATGATGCCAGAATTAGATGGTTATGATGTGTTTAAACTTTTATCTGAAGAAGAAAAAACCAAAAAAATTCCATTTATTTTTATGTCTGCTAAAACAGAAATTAAAGATATTAGAAAAGGAATGGATTTAGGTGCAGATGATTATTTAACAAAACCAGTAGAGGAAGAGTTATTGTTAAGTGCCATCGAAAGCAGATTAGCAAAAGCTGCTCTTTTAAAAGAATCTTTAGAAGTTGAAGAAACTGAAATTCCAGAGGAAACAGAAGAAACATTTGATAATATTTCAACTATAGATGATCTTAAAAATTATTTTTGCGATTTTGGAACTGCTAAAGTTTTTAAAAAGGGTGAGTTAATTTATAAAGAATCAGAAAAATCTAATAACATTTATTTAGTTTATAAGGGTAAAGTTAAAGGTGTTAAAATTGATGAATTTGGTAAAGAACTAATTATTACAATTAATAAAGAAGATGAATTTTTTGGGTTTTCGGCAATTTTCGATGATGCACATAATTATGAATCTGCTATTGCAATGGAAAAATTGGAGATAATGAGTGTGCCCAAAGCCACTATCCAAAATATTTTAAAAAACAACTATAGCTTGTCTTTAGAAGTGTTTCAATTAATTAATGAAAACTTAACAGAAGTAAAAGATCAATTATTGCAAATGGCATACGGATCTATGCGTAGAAAAACAGCAAAAACAATTTTAAAATTTGCGCATAAGATGAAACATAAACCATCCAATAATATTAATATTTCAAGAAGAGATTTAGCAAGTGTTGCAGGTATTGCAACAGAAAGTTTAATTAGAACACTTACAGATCTGAAAAAAGAAGGTATTATAGAAATCGAAGGAAGAAATATTAGAATTGTTGATTTAGAGCGATTAACAGCTATTTATTAA
- a CDS encoding universal stress protein, whose protein sequence is MKNILILTDFSKKSWNSIIYALGLFRDEKFNFHLLNAGNRYENEPVDKHLQDVDLVEVGSKIDAKSNIETLINKINTLKIKGDHTFIPILDKNNIVEATRNQVKTKKIDLIVIGANDIPSKGQITRNSISEEIITKVKCSVLVVPETAVYTKINEIVFPTDYTNYYEAKLLHYLTSKSCYTNAAVRFLYLNKNSEVLTEEQLWNKETLQDYFTEKQHSFHSEINKNFEQSIEQFINKMHIDLIVLAAKNLNLLEQILFRPQMATLDYYSKTPFLALHQSNF, encoded by the coding sequence ATGAAAAACATATTAATTTTAACTGATTTTTCTAAGAAATCTTGGAATTCTATCATTTACGCGTTGGGTTTATTTCGTGATGAAAAATTTAATTTTCATTTGTTAAATGCGGGAAATAGATACGAGAATGAGCCTGTAGATAAACATCTTCAAGATGTTGATTTGGTGGAGGTTGGTTCCAAAATAGATGCTAAAAGCAACATAGAAACATTAATTAATAAAATTAATACCTTAAAAATAAAAGGAGACCATACTTTTATTCCAATTTTAGATAAAAACAATATTGTTGAAGCTACCAGAAATCAAGTAAAAACAAAAAAAATTGACTTAATTGTAATTGGTGCTAATGATATTCCTTCAAAAGGACAAATAACTAGAAATTCTATTTCCGAAGAAATTATAACCAAAGTAAAATGTTCTGTTTTGGTGGTTCCGGAAACTGCGGTTTACACTAAAATAAATGAAATTGTTTTTCCTACAGACTATACCAATTATTACGAAGCAAAATTGTTGCATTATTTAACAAGTAAATCGTGTTATACTAATGCTGCAGTTCGTTTTTTATACCTAAATAAAAACAGTGAAGTTTTAACCGAAGAACAACTTTGGAATAAAGAAACTTTACAAGATTATTTTACAGAGAAGCAGCATAGTTTTCATTCAGAAATAAATAAAAATTTTGAACAATCTATAGAGCAATTTATAAATAAAATGCATATAGATTTAATAGTTTTGGCAGCAAAAAACCTTAATTTATTAGAACAAATTTTATTTAGACCACAAATGGCAACTTTAGATTATTATTCCAAAACTCCTTTTTTAGCATTACACCAGTCTAATTTTTAG